One Spiribacter halobius DNA segment encodes these proteins:
- a CDS encoding inorganic diphosphatase, which yields MDAVTRGHASQSPPRVEVVIEIPRGSFLKRGSTGHVDFVSPLPCPFNYGSVPAWLGGEGDLLDAVVLGPRLAIGTRLTVPVRGAVGLAERRLYDDKLICSEQPLGWRTRAAVVGFFRVYICAKRGLNLLRGLPTDGRCTGWGAAQAALQRASPRPSDWRGPPVPF from the coding sequence ATGGATGCCGTCACACGAGGCCATGCTTCGCAGTCCCCACCGCGGGTCGAGGTGGTGATCGAGATTCCGCGCGGGAGCTTCCTCAAGCGCGGATCCACGGGTCACGTCGACTTCGTCTCGCCGCTGCCGTGTCCGTTCAACTACGGCTCGGTGCCGGCCTGGCTGGGTGGGGAGGGGGATCTGCTGGATGCGGTGGTTCTGGGGCCTCGCCTTGCCATCGGCACGCGTCTGACGGTGCCGGTCCGGGGGGCGGTGGGGCTCGCCGAGCGGCGGCTCTACGACGACAAGCTGATCTGCAGCGAGCAGCCGCTCGGGTGGCGGACACGTGCCGCCGTCGTCGGGTTCTTCCGCGTCTACATCTGCGCCAAGCGCGGGCTCAATCTCCTGCGCGGACTCCCCACGGACGGCCGCTGTACGGGATGGGGCGCGGCGCAGGCGGCGCTGCAGCGCGCGTCACCCCGCCCGAGCGACTGGCGCGGACCACCCGTACCGTTCTAA
- a CDS encoding aldo/keto reductase, which translates to MNQSDPQAGVPLTRLGRSGLHVSRIALGTMMFGDRTDREEAARIVDDARERGVNMIDTANAYSHGRSETITGELIAADRDRWILSTKAGMAMGEGPNERGVSRRHLERATAASLGRLGTDVIDVLYLHKEDHGTPLEETVRAVADLIRSGRIRYFGVSNYRAWRVARICDLCDQEGIDRPVVAQVYYHALYRAAELELLPACAALGVGVMGYSPLARGVLTGKYVPGAEPPADSRAAAGNRRMLATEYHPENIAAAARLREHVEGRGGALAPFAVAWALANPLVHGIVAGPRTLAQWQGYFAGLDHAPDADDESAVDALVPPGTSAIAQYVDPSYPPEGRPRAP; encoded by the coding sequence ATGAACCAGTCCGACCCCCAGGCAGGCGTGCCGCTGACCCGCCTCGGCCGCAGCGGTCTCCACGTATCCCGCATCGCCCTCGGCACCATGATGTTCGGTGACCGCACGGATCGCGAGGAGGCCGCCCGCATCGTCGACGACGCCCGCGAGCGTGGCGTCAACATGATCGACACTGCCAACGCCTACTCCCACGGCCGTTCGGAGACCATCACCGGCGAGCTGATCGCCGCCGACCGCGATCGCTGGATCCTGTCCACCAAGGCCGGCATGGCCATGGGCGAGGGGCCGAACGAGCGCGGCGTCTCCCGGCGGCACCTGGAGCGCGCCACGGCGGCGTCGCTGGGCCGTCTCGGGACCGACGTCATCGACGTGCTCTATCTGCACAAGGAGGATCATGGCACGCCGCTGGAGGAGACCGTGCGCGCGGTGGCCGACCTCATCCGTTCGGGCCGCATCCGCTACTTCGGCGTCTCCAACTACCGCGCCTGGCGCGTCGCCCGGATCTGCGACCTCTGCGACCAGGAAGGCATCGATCGCCCGGTGGTGGCGCAGGTCTACTACCACGCCCTCTACCGCGCTGCCGAGCTCGAGCTGCTGCCGGCCTGTGCTGCCCTGGGTGTCGGCGTGATGGGCTACAGCCCGCTGGCCCGTGGCGTGCTCACGGGCAAGTACGTGCCCGGCGCCGAGCCGCCGGCGGACAGCCGCGCCGCCGCCGGCAACCGCCGCATGCTCGCCACCGAGTACCATCCGGAAAACATCGCGGCCGCGGCCCGTCTGCGGGAGCACGTGGAGGGCCGTGGCGGCGCGCTGGCGCCCTTCGCCGTGGCCTGGGCACTGGCCAACCCGCTGGTGCATGGCATCGTGGCCGGTCCGCGCACGCTGGCCCAGTGGCAGGGCTATTTCGCCGGCCTCGATCACGCGCCGGACGCCGACGACGAGTCCGCCGTAGACGCACTGGTCCCCCCCGGTACCAGTGCCATCGCCCAGTACGTGGACCCTTCCTACCCGCCTGAGGGCCGCCCCCGGGCGCCTTGA
- a CDS encoding ATP-binding protein, translating to MTGSDDERCQRRVRTQPGLVLPLRVQITTAFLILFGVIALAAGTMAGRSTQALVDESVRASFSGSAELALQELRRLENTARGAAAALAATPLAAATDNRARREHLYVLATVLSAVPGVSAAYVGWPDGDFLLLRPMGPHAARLAAPEGARWLAQWVFDSGPRFDFLDARLNTLEAREGVTYALDPRTRPWFRQAAATSRTIVTAPYIFYTTREPGITAARRGASGAIAGIDVSLRDISARLPSQQPASGTEAAVLGPDDAVIAYSEPERILRLLGETRLADPARDDARLPEVAALGVPVLTALAASEVGATAAPRRLAVGGADWLGVVSPLDDQGMRLAMAVPVAGLAAVPQAMRTRLLQLFGIVAMIAAPLVWWAGRLLARPVERFTAEVERVAALEFSESPAVRTRVSEMADLGRALDTARIALGRFSAICQAVFAEDHDQRLLAGVVDALVDHGGARRCAAWLRDGESGFRLIAARPPADEGPIGEGLARRLAGSDDLTVVTLSGDAAEGGPLAPGGEAVTVLGVVLRDGAGEAMGVIALVPGDDGASAALRSLARFIARHVSMVLERQRLVSERAAAREETEIVLGAMAEGLYVLDAEGRIQRQNAAARALAGADAATVAGEPFTAWIRPCEGEADAALHTLADGRRRSVRHAWLRRVAEADPLPVAYECAALEAGDGTIRGAVVSFRDVGEQLRAEYALRERVKELNCLYRVLEATVEPDRALAEVCASVVETLPAAMLHDAVAVACVRVGRERFTSPGWDDAEETCSATIWGDDGPIGEVAVGYRERRPSLLAREATFLPEERAMVEAVAAHLGRFVNVQRTAAQLRQSERLSAVGELTGGVAHDFNNLLTVILGAAENLGASLPEDDSGRAQAIMIRTAAERGADLTRHLIAFARRQSLAPRPTRVEEVLAGMCPLLERTLGDDIGVELVVCAAPRPALVDPAQLENALLNLCLNARDAMPDGGGLQIELRGVAMDSAHADWGEDALPGHYVCLSVTDTGAGMDEETTAHAFEPFFTTKEAGAGSGLGLSMVYGFMRQSGGFARLDSAPGAGTTVRLYLPEAADEAGDGGAAASAAGEGGGGEHILLVEDDALVREHTADVLQGLGYRVTSARDGREALGMLRGASDFDLLFSDVVMPGGLDGYALAEAVGRVRPGLPVLLTSGYPDRVQAHDDAGTSAHFLRKPYRRAELAAKLREVLVNA from the coding sequence ATGACGGGATCCGACGACGAGCGGTGCCAGCGCCGGGTGCGGACTCAACCCGGCCTGGTGCTGCCGCTTAGGGTTCAGATCACCACCGCCTTCCTGATCCTGTTCGGCGTGATCGCCCTCGCCGCTGGCACGATGGCTGGTCGCAGCACCCAGGCACTGGTGGACGAGAGCGTGCGGGCCTCGTTCAGCGGCAGCGCCGAGCTGGCCCTGCAGGAGTTGCGCCGACTCGAGAACACGGCCCGGGGCGCGGCGGCGGCACTCGCCGCCACGCCACTGGCCGCCGCCACGGACAATCGTGCCCGGCGGGAGCACCTGTACGTGCTGGCCACGGTGCTGAGCGCGGTCCCCGGGGTCTCGGCGGCCTATGTCGGCTGGCCGGACGGCGACTTCCTGCTGCTGCGCCCAATGGGTCCCCATGCGGCGCGCCTCGCAGCGCCCGAGGGCGCCCGCTGGCTCGCCCAGTGGGTATTCGATAGCGGGCCGCGCTTCGACTTCCTCGACGCCCGGCTGAATACCCTGGAGGCGCGCGAAGGCGTCACCTACGCGCTGGACCCGAGGACGCGTCCCTGGTTCCGACAGGCCGCAGCGACGTCACGGACCATCGTGACGGCGCCCTATATCTTCTACACCACTCGCGAACCGGGCATTACGGCTGCTCGCCGCGGAGCGTCCGGGGCGATCGCGGGGATCGACGTGTCGCTGCGGGACATTTCGGCGCGCCTGCCCTCGCAGCAGCCGGCGAGCGGGACCGAGGCCGCGGTGCTGGGGCCCGACGATGCGGTGATCGCCTATTCCGAGCCGGAGCGCATCCTGCGGCTGCTGGGCGAGACGCGCCTCGCCGACCCGGCACGGGACGACGCGCGCCTGCCGGAGGTCGCCGCGCTGGGCGTGCCCGTGCTCACGGCGCTGGCGGCTTCCGAAGTCGGCGCGACGGCGGCGCCGCGGCGGCTGGCGGTCGGAGGCGCGGACTGGCTCGGCGTGGTCAGCCCGCTGGACGACCAGGGCATGCGGCTGGCCATGGCGGTGCCGGTCGCGGGCCTGGCCGCGGTACCGCAGGCCATGCGCACGCGTCTGCTGCAGCTGTTCGGCATCGTCGCCATGATAGCGGCGCCGCTGGTCTGGTGGGCGGGCCGGCTGCTGGCGCGGCCGGTGGAGCGTTTCACCGCCGAAGTCGAGCGGGTCGCCGCGCTGGAATTCAGCGAATCGCCAGCCGTGCGCACCCGGGTCAGCGAAATGGCCGACCTCGGCCGGGCGCTAGATACTGCCCGCATTGCCCTCGGGCGCTTTTCCGCCATCTGCCAGGCGGTATTCGCGGAAGATCATGACCAGCGGCTGCTGGCCGGCGTGGTCGATGCGCTGGTGGATCATGGCGGCGCGCGGCGGTGCGCCGCGTGGCTGCGTGACGGCGAATCCGGTTTCCGGCTGATTGCCGCCCGGCCCCCGGCCGACGAGGGCCCAATCGGCGAAGGGCTGGCCCGGCGGCTGGCCGGCAGCGATGACCTCACCGTGGTCACGCTGTCCGGCGATGCCGCGGAGGGCGGTCCGCTGGCCCCGGGCGGCGAAGCCGTCACCGTGCTTGGGGTGGTCCTGCGCGACGGCGCTGGCGAGGCCATGGGGGTGATTGCACTGGTGCCCGGCGACGATGGGGCCTCCGCAGCGCTCCGGTCCCTGGCCCGGTTCATCGCCCGCCACGTGTCGATGGTTCTCGAGCGCCAGCGTCTGGTATCGGAGCGCGCGGCTGCGCGGGAGGAGACCGAGATCGTCCTCGGTGCCATGGCAGAGGGCCTCTACGTGCTGGACGCCGAGGGCCGCATCCAGCGCCAGAACGCCGCAGCCCGGGCCCTTGCCGGCGCGGATGCGGCCACCGTGGCGGGCGAGCCCTTCACGGCCTGGATCCGGCCCTGCGAAGGAGAGGCGGACGCTGCCCTGCACACGCTCGCCGACGGCCGGCGGCGCAGCGTTCGCCACGCCTGGCTGCGGCGCGTGGCGGAGGCAGACCCATTGCCGGTGGCCTACGAATGCGCCGCCTTGGAGGCCGGGGATGGCACGATCCGCGGAGCGGTGGTCAGCTTCCGGGACGTGGGCGAGCAGCTGCGCGCCGAGTACGCGCTGCGCGAGCGGGTCAAGGAGCTCAACTGCCTTTACCGCGTGCTGGAGGCGACGGTGGAGCCAGACCGCGCGCTGGCGGAGGTCTGCGCCAGCGTGGTGGAGACCCTGCCGGCAGCGATGCTGCATGACGCGGTGGCGGTGGCATGTGTCCGCGTCGGCCGTGAACGCTTTACCAGCCCGGGCTGGGACGACGCGGAGGAGACCTGCAGCGCGACGATCTGGGGCGATGATGGGCCCATCGGGGAAGTGGCCGTCGGCTACCGGGAGCGGCGCCCGAGCCTGCTGGCGCGCGAGGCGACGTTCCTGCCCGAGGAGCGGGCGATGGTCGAGGCGGTGGCGGCCCACCTCGGGCGCTTCGTCAACGTCCAGCGCACCGCCGCACAGCTGCGCCAGTCCGAGCGCCTGAGCGCGGTGGGTGAGCTCACCGGGGGCGTGGCGCACGACTTCAACAACCTGCTGACGGTGATTCTCGGGGCGGCCGAGAACCTGGGCGCCTCGCTGCCCGAGGACGATTCCGGCCGCGCCCAGGCCATCATGATTCGCACGGCCGCCGAGCGGGGCGCGGATCTCACGCGCCATCTCATCGCCTTCGCGCGCCGCCAGTCGCTGGCGCCCCGGCCGACTCGTGTGGAGGAGGTGCTGGCGGGCATGTGCCCACTGCTCGAGCGCACGCTGGGTGACGACATCGGCGTCGAGCTGGTGGTCTGTGCGGCGCCGCGACCGGCGCTGGTGGACCCTGCCCAGCTGGAGAACGCGCTGCTGAACCTGTGTCTCAACGCCCGCGACGCCATGCCCGACGGGGGTGGCCTGCAGATCGAGCTGCGCGGCGTCGCGATGGACTCGGCGCATGCGGACTGGGGCGAGGACGCCTTGCCCGGCCACTACGTCTGCCTCTCGGTCACCGACACCGGTGCCGGCATGGACGAGGAAACGACGGCGCATGCCTTCGAGCCCTTCTTCACCACCAAGGAGGCCGGTGCCGGCAGTGGCCTCGGGCTCAGCATGGTGTACGGCTTCATGCGCCAGTCCGGCGGCTTCGCCCGCCTCGACTCCGCGCCCGGCGCCGGTACCACCGTGCGCCTGTATCTGCCCGAGGCCGCCGACGAGGCCGGCGACGGTGGCGCCGCGGCAAGCGCTGCCGGGGAAGGAGGCGGTGGCGAGCACATTCTGCTGGTGGAGGACGATGCCCTGGTTCGGGAGCACACGGCCGACGTCCTGCAGGGGCTGGGCTATCGGGTGACGAGCGCCCGCGACGGCCGGGAGGCGCTGGGCATGCTGCGCGGGGCGTCCGACTTCGATCTGCTGTTCAGTGACGTGGTCATGCCCGGCGGGCTGGACGGCTATGCGCTGGCGGAGGCGGTGGGCCGCGTCCGGCCCGGGCTGCCCGTTCTGCTCACCTCCGGCTACCCGGACCGGGTGCAGGCCCATGACGATGCCGGGACCAGCGCGCATTTCCTGCGCAAGCCCTACCGCCGAGCCGAGCTGGCCGCCAAGCTGCGCGAGGTGTTGGTCAACGCCTGA